One region of Gorilla gorilla gorilla isolate KB3781 chromosome 13, NHGRI_mGorGor1-v2.1_pri, whole genome shotgun sequence genomic DNA includes:
- the LOC109028257 gene encoding ring finger protein-like, producing the protein MEGAWALPTWKEEGREQAAGQGEEEECPICTEPYGPRERRLALLNCGHGLCAGCLHRLLGSASSADLGRVRCPLCRQKTPMLEWEICRLQEELLQADGPSRQPRREAPASYHRNPGPWGSLEHRYQLRFLAGPVGGRGCLPFLPCPPCLGARLWTLRERGPCARRLALLSLLALELLGLLLVFTPLLLLGLLFVLLDRSGR; encoded by the coding sequence ggaggaggggagagagcaggcagcagggcagggggaagaggaggagtgcCCAATCTGCACAGAGCCCTACGGGCCCAGAGAGCGCCGCCTGGCCCTGCTGAACTGTGGCCACGGCCTGTGTGCGGGCTGCCTGCACAGGCTGCTGGGCTCGGCCTCCAGTGCCGACCTGGGCCGGGTGCGCTGCCCGCTGTGCCGCCAGAAGACGCCCATGCTGGAGTGGGAGATCTGCCGGCTACAGGAGGAGCTGCTACAGGCCGACGGGCCCTCACGCCAGCCCCGCCGAGAGGCCCCTGCATCCTATCACcgcaaccctgggccctggggctCCCTGGAGCACCGCTACCAGCTGCGCTTCCTGGCAGGGCCCGTGGGTGGCCGGGGCTGCCTGCCCTTTCTGCCCTGTCCACCCTGCCTGGGTGCCCGGCTCTGGACCCTGCGGGAGCGGGGACCCTGTGCCCGCCGCCTGGCGCTGCTGAGCCTGCTGGCCCTTGAGCTTCTGGGGCTGCTGCTGGTCTTCACGCCGCTCCTGCTGCTGGGACTGCTCTTCGTGCTCCTGGACCGCTCTGGCCGCTGA